TGATAAAGTTCTTTCCAAAAGAAGTACTGGACATTCAGAACGACTTGTCTCAGGTAAACACGAGAGATGCACGTTATTCCAGtgggtttgtgttttttttttactcacagGGTCATGTAAACCAATGCAAATGCAGATTTTGCAATGCATTCTGGGGTCATGTCAGCCTACGTCATTGGTATTGTAAGGGAAACTCCACCTCGACCAGAAATGAGAGTTATCACACTCGTAGGCCTCTTAGAGTTTCTGATATTTATTTGGAAATACTGGTTTTATTCCATTTTGAGAGATGAGGAGGGgttaaaaaaatccaaaataaaaTTTGGCACAAGATTTGTAAAGAATGCTAAAAGGgccaatatttaatatttttggtTCCATTAATGGATGACTAATAGATGTATACACGTATAAGCTTATTGTAAACATGCCCACAGTAGACCATTTAAACAGGTCAGCGAGTGATTACGTGTCTGTCTACGTGCTGATGCTGTCTCGGGGTCTCCTTTGAACACCTTGCAGCGTCTGCGAAAGGAGGAACCTCGCAATGAGAAGACAGAAGTGTTGAAGTCAGCACTTAAAACTATGACTAATGGAAATGTATTTTTGAGGCAGTTACCGAAAACCACGTAATCGAGATCCAGCGTTGGTCATATCAGCCAACGTGACATATCGGCACAGTCAGTATGCAGTTTGAAATTGACTAAGCACAATCTTGTCAGTGAAGTAGAATAGAATTATTCAtactcagatttttttttcatgtgtCTAAAATGTTGTGTAATTTAGTAGTTATGAAACCATGTGCCATAAAATCAGAGAACTCATAATTtagtagactttctttaaactAGTGTTTGTGGTCCCAAAGATAACAGTGCATTTGTAAGTGTACTGTTAGGTTTGTGTAAACAGCTGTCTACTCTATTCATTTAGTTGAATAGAGTATACCTTGATCCTTTTTAATGGTACTGTTTTTTAGATCATATTTTCAGTGAAGACAAAGTCAAAGAGCTGTGGTTAGTTTATTGAGGTGAATTTGGTTTTAAGATTATGCCATTTAAAAGATCACATGTATCTGATCAATTAATTAAAAtgctggggggggggcgttTAGAGTGGGCGGAGTACGGCCGGTCTGTTTCAGCTGGAGGAAGCGCTAATGCTGACCCTCTCCCGCAGACGCCGATGCACCTGGCGGTCTACCTGAATCAGCCGGGCGTGGTGAGTGCTCTGATGGGTAAAGGGGCGTGTCCGGCACTCCAGGACCAGGATGGGAACACCCCTCTCCACGTGGCCTGCGAACACGGCAGGCTTGATTGTGCCACCGAGATGATTCGCAATGTTTCCGCCATCGAGCTGACCTACATGATGAACATACAGaactggagaggtgtgtgtgtgtctgtgtgtgtgtgtgccgtgacCACTGAAGGACTTTTAGAGTTGTGTCATTCCCATTTTTTCTTTTGCCTTCTGAGTGTCGGCATGCCCTAATGCAGGATGTTGTGTGCCGTGAGGCAGTGACTTAATTGAAAGTGGAATTGTTTTCATTTGCTCATGTTGACAGAAACAGAAATACAGTAATAATAGAATGGGGAAGTTTCCAAGTGTTTTGGAATTATCGGGTCCATTGCCATGACAACTCTAATTCATTATTCCGCTGTCCTCAACCCACTTCCTTTTGCTCAAGTCTGTTGGGGTCACTTCACTGTGATCTTGTGCCTTCCAAAGAAGATGGTCAGAATGACTTGGGGGAATTAGCAGAACGGTTGACAAGACAGCAATGCATTATTGATTggttttattaattaatttatatattttaacacAGACGAATATCATATCCAGTCATAACCATTATTCCACTGTCCCAGGTCTCACCTGCCTACATGTGGTGGTACTGCATAGACAGCACAAGCTCATGAGGCTCCTTATCAAGAAAGGCGTGGACCTCAACGTTCAGGTGAGCAGTCCGCTGGTGAACAGACCCGGCCGTTTCTAAAGCGTGGTCCACCCTCCGTGAAACCGGGCTTTGCCCGGCGCCCGCTGCTTCCTTTAAAGGTCGTTGCCGACTCTGTTTGGCCCCTCAGGAGGGGACGAGCGGCAAGACGCCGTTGCACGTGGCCGTGGAGCTCCACGACGTGGAGATGGTGAGACTGCTGCTCAACAAGGGCGCCAACGTGGACGCCGCCATGCTGAACGGCTGCACGGCCCTGCACCTGGCCATCGGGCGCCAGGACGCAGACATCACCACCTGCCTGTGCCAGGCGGGGGCCGACAGAATGATCCGGAACATGGAAGACGAGACGCCGCTCGACCTCGCCGATGGCAAGGATGATGTGAGCACGGCTTTTTGTTTTAGATAGTGAGATGTAGGAATTAAGCGTTTTAAGCGGGAAGACTGATACTACTTTAGGATTAGGACATGTTGCCAGATTTTGCGACGCTATGACCTGTTCTCAGTAGAGTTTCTCTGCCGTCTGAATAATCTTTTGGGACTAGTGGTTTAAACTCTGGCTGGGAAAATTGCTGATTGGGCAAAGAACGATTTTCCGTTAGTTATATGTGCTAATCGTTGCTGGTTAATGTAGTACGCCTTGTGTCCTGTTGTGCCTCAGCAGGATGAATTCAGAGCTTGCgttgtggatctgtgtgtgacacagtATGTGTGAAAAGGTAACACAGCTTCTGCTTTTGCCTTTCAGATACTTGCACTGTTCCCGTTTGATGACATTCAGATCATGGGCAGAACCATTGGTGTGAACTTCTGAGCCTTTTTGGATGTGAAGattagcattgtgtgtgtgtgtgtgtgtgtgtgtgtgtgtgcgcgtgtgtgtgtgtggcttttcTTTTTAGATGCTTTTGTATCTTATAGTTGTTAATTTATGCAGATATTTGGGATTAAATACATGTTGTCAGATTCTAAAAAATCTCTGTGCCAAAGATAATTTGGAATGAAGAACTGAGTGGCCAACTCGTGGCTTTGCAAGTGTAGCACAATGAATTTTGTTACCAAGCTGAAGTGCGCACatgtgatgtgtgctgtgaAGAAGCCAATTCAAGGTATATTTTTGTGCAACGTTGTAAATGAAGTTGAGGTTGGGGTTCAGTCTGTTCGTCAGATGCAATTGATGCACCAAAAATTGCAAAGGAACCTTACACTACTTCAGTAAAGCAGATAAAAATAGGAAATTCAGTTTCATTTATTAGACTGTTGTggttttctttctgtctttttttttatccaGTGAGGCTAAAAAACTCCATCACCTACCCAGCTGCTAAACCATTCTTCTAAGGTTGCTAACGTGCTCCCTTAATATGTAAAGTGAATTACAACTCTTTGTGAAAAAGTGAGCTGTGATCTGGCACTTAATAATGTGTACACCTTCGGCTGATCGTCCTCTCTAGTTTTGTTAGAGTAATAACCATTTCTTGGTTTGTAACGTTTTTAAAGTGATGTAGTTACCATGCTCTCGGAATGTCACGGCCTCCGTGTCCTGTAGCTTTTACTAAGAATGGGTTTTCACTTCCTTATCTCAGAGTTGTGACATTATATAATCCCCATTATATAAAACCCATTTTGTCCAACTTGTATCCTTAAGGAAAatttggggggggagggggatcaCTTTTAAAACAGTTTAATATCAGACTTGACAAGTTCATCAACCTTTTGGGCATCATGTCTACAATTTAGCATTTTGCTATGAATCTGATTGAACAGCAGTGAGTAAAAAGCAAGTGAAAGAATTAATTATGCAGTGCCGTGCTTTAAAACACCTGGTTTTATGTACTTATCCATGTATTTGACAGTATTTTACTTGAATTTCATTGGCTAAGTCCCACATGGTACATGCACAAAATCTTTCATAAAATTAATCATTAGTAAGGGTGGGTTCCCTGTAGCTTCTAACCTCCAAGTAGTCAGAAATGTTTTGCATGACAATGCcaaatgtaaatgaaaaccACCTGCTGCTAAACGGCCAACAAAAACTAATGCCAAAAGTGCCTGATTGCTTTCAAATAAATACTTATTCTATCGCTTCCATTCAAGTAATTTctcaaagaaatacaaatacttTGAAATTCTCGAACGGGACAACCCTATGCAGCACAACCCTAAAGCCCTACAGCAGTGCTTTGTGCTTATAGACCACAATAACCTGTTGTGGTTATAACCTAACCTAACTAACCTCCCGTAACCAAGTCTGCAGGTACATGGAAGTAGTCAAGTGGATCTAAACAGAATACCAAGAGTAGTTTGCAATTGGGGAATTTTGTTTTCAGAATGCTACCGTTATGGGTTGAACATGCaagctgtttgtgttgtgtgaacTCCATTCTCATTTCAGTGTTGCAGTTTTTACTTATTTAACCAAGAAATGCGTATTTTAACAAAGGAATTGTATAACATGTTAACATATTGACAATTAACATTCTGATAAATGGCTGTTCTCTTTGTAGCATACCTGTTCTTTTCATGCTAAATATCACAATTGCAAGATGTACAGTTTTACTTTTACAGATCTTATTTTAGGGGGAAATCATGAAAGCTTATTTTGTATTAAAGACGTTTTTCCAAAAATGAAATGGtgttttgtttaaaaatattttcaatttgaaaatatttaccTCAGATTTTGATTACCAGACAGCCATCATTGTGCATAGAACAATTCAACAAACTAATATTATTTTCCCTGAATTTAAAATACTGTGACTGCAAAACAGACCAAGATTTTTTCTAGGAGACCATTAAAAAGCCCTGCACAGAAAATCTCCTAATTTAAAAATGCATGAACTATGTGATTACTTTCATATGTCTGCTTCAGTTTAACATTTGCTGGGCACTGCAGAccttaaattatttatttgtgtattttgtaTACTTCCCCCTAACTAGTGTTTAGGAACAACACTATTTGACGTGATCTTTGACGTCATATATAATGGTAATTGACTGTAGTGAAACATACCTTATATTGCATATTCATAGCCGGTGAAATCAACTGAACTACACTTCATTCACTGCATTGTTCTACTGCATAACAGATGGCACATGCATAGAAATGCTTGTGTTTGGTTGCATTTTATTCCAGAAAATTATTCCAAATCAAAATGGATCAAATTTCTTTCTGGGGTTGAAGTTACACCAAATGCAAGAGTTTGTAGCAGGCATTTTACTGCAAATTCATTTGAAAATTGGGTTCAATGCAGTATCATGAAATGTTATGTAGTTTAAATAATCTACAAATTTATTTTTAGAATGTTACACGATACACTGACATTTCTGAAAATGCCAATAGTTACTGACTTACCCAAGCTTTACCCAAGACGAAGCTCGTTACATACACCTAGTTAACCACCCATAGATGGCTGTAAAAATGCTCTAAACACATTTTTGAAATATGAACCATGGCATCCTCTGATTTAAGCGGATATTTGATTAGCCTCTGTTCACCTCTTCAGGTTCAGACGAATAAAGCCACGTTGGTGTGGCGGAACGTCCAGGCTGCTCCCCACTAACGGGCCATATTCGCCAGTGTCAGTCTAACTGCTGGGTACACGTCCACATAACAGAATGGTACAAGGCTacagagaaaaatacatttcaaaatatttattttaatgtcaTATTAAGGTGGGCGGGGTGGGAATGTAAGGTGACGAATACATAACATTCTTTACGGAAGtatattttttgcacattaaAAGCATAACCGCATTTAAGCAGTCAAAATATGAACAGTATGAAAtatggaaaaatgaaaactcCTCTGAAGAATTCCCTTTTAATATATTTCGTCTATTGTTGCTGAGGTAAAACGATAACTCTGCTTTGTTCACTGTACTGTCGGCAGCTCTTCTGGACAATGTAACTTTCAGGAAAGCATAGATTGAATTGATTTGGAGCGGTTTAATTCCTCATTACTATTCATTGTATTTGATCCCAATATGCTCACACTGTTAGGTGACTTGTTCTCACTCTAGTCTAATCTCAGGCGCGCTCATGTGGTTAACCATTGACCACTGAATGGACCTGTAGACCTGTTGAAGGTTGGGTCACCTGCTTGTGAGTTGCTACATCACTAGGGGAATATCAGGGTCAGAACTAAGGGAGCGACCCCACTCCAACTAAAAACGCGCTGTTGATGTCAAGATAGGTCACTAGTTTCTGTTTTATCTTTAAAAAATCCCAGTCCCAGTAACCCAAATATCCCATCCAAATATCCCAGTAACATATCGAGGTTAATATTCGACTTAATATTAGAAGTCATATATCTCCACGACAGATGCACCGTCTGTGGAGAGGGGTTAAAGGATGTGTCTCGTCATCTTTACTGTAGCAGATATGTTGAAAAACGACTAAACGCTCAAGACACACCTGCAGAAATGGAATCGTTACTTCATGCCATAGTGTATGTTAATACTCGTAGAGTAAGAACAATGAACCTGTCTTAGAAGCTCCTTGTCTTTAAAATGCATAAACCATTTTTCCTAACGGAAATTACAAGACTGCAAtactataaacattttttttaataaaactcacccttctcttttattttaaagTTCTTTCTAACAACTTCCGGTTATGATTTTACTCTTTTCAAAACAAAAGTCCGCTTTCTTTTCGCCTCACAGTAAGCTTGCTAATCTTCCAGACTTCCACCGTTAAATACACCGTTTAATTATATGTGTACTTTATCAAATATTTTAGATTAATGGATATGCAAAGCTTCAAATGTCACGGAGCCCTACAAATCCGGAAACGTCTTCGTGGCTGGGAAAgttgctaactagctagctagctcagCTAACCGCTGGCTAGTGATGCTAACCTCAGAAATGGTCTCAGTTCATCTTTGACAGCAGCGCGTAGCAGACGCGGCTGGCGAG
The window above is part of the Brachyhypopomus gauderio isolate BG-103 chromosome 9, BGAUD_0.2, whole genome shotgun sequence genome. Proteins encoded here:
- the nfkbie gene encoding NF-kappa-B inhibitor epsilon; this translates as MARSDGEKNKFDMLEDTRTDSGIDSFRSLTKDDRCGAGSAADSTRRDEPDKLGVEERLDSAYGSSSLNADSLDEIMGKCSISESRSTETEEEVSENEEENPFATITQDGDTPLHLLIIHEEESFAHELIKFFPKEVLDIQNDLSQTPMHLAVYLNQPGVVSALMGKGACPALQDQDGNTPLHVACEHGRLDCATEMIRNVSAIELTYMMNIQNWRGLTCLHVVVLHRQHKLMRLLIKKGVDLNVQEGTSGKTPLHVAVELHDVEMVRLLLNKGANVDAAMLNGCTALHLAIGRQDADITTCLCQAGADRMIRNMEDETPLDLADGKDDILALFPFDDIQIMGRTIGVNF